One genomic segment of Dehalogenimonas alkenigignens includes these proteins:
- a CDS encoding sensor histidine kinase gives MSLRLKLFLTYSLVVIVTLFIAALGSAVLVRQYADRLAMERLDDAARPISVQVAALIRGNVTLAELVENMQAQADASGMHILWSDADGNLLRQLVPQGEPALQFPEGSLPHGVPQGTTGAIVDDAGADYFYSAYPLARAPAGIARAQTLILAVPRPEAAAALAGVFRPFAWAGVIALAASIVLAYWLSRSVYKPLGEVSAAADKIARGEYSYRINSKDTGDVGKLAQSFDRMAAEVEASQLKLRHFVADVSHELKSPLTAVQGFSQALLDGTAADRETRDKAARIINDEAKRLRRQVDELLDLSRLQSGQFKMELIRLDLYDVMRHSTDLFGPPAADKSVRIELDAEPGLWVKGDADRLEQVFNNLLDNAVKNSPPFTGIKIAARAEGRNVIASVLDQGPGIHPDALPRVFDRFYQVSGVRTGVGLGLAITREIVLTHGGGIEARSAPGSGAEFVVSLPSM, from the coding sequence ATGAGCCTGCGTCTGAAACTGTTTCTTACTTACTCTCTGGTGGTCATCGTCACCCTGTTCATCGCCGCGCTCGGCAGCGCTGTACTGGTGCGCCAGTATGCCGACCGCCTGGCGATGGAACGGCTGGATGACGCCGCCCGCCCCATTTCGGTGCAGGTGGCCGCCCTCATCCGGGGCAACGTCACCCTGGCCGAACTCGTCGAGAACATGCAGGCCCAGGCCGACGCCTCCGGAATGCACATCCTGTGGTCGGACGCCGACGGCAACCTGCTCCGTCAGTTGGTGCCGCAGGGCGAACCGGCCTTGCAGTTCCCTGAAGGGTCGCTGCCTCACGGTGTGCCGCAGGGTACCACCGGCGCGATTGTTGACGACGCCGGCGCTGATTATTTTTATTCCGCCTACCCGCTGGCGCGGGCGCCCGCCGGTATCGCCCGCGCCCAGACTCTCATCCTGGCGGTGCCCCGGCCTGAGGCTGCCGCTGCTTTGGCCGGGGTTTTCCGGCCCTTCGCCTGGGCCGGCGTCATCGCCCTGGCAGCCTCGATCGTCCTGGCTTACTGGCTGTCCCGTTCGGTCTACAAGCCTCTGGGCGAGGTATCGGCGGCCGCCGATAAGATTGCCCGCGGAGAGTACAGCTACCGGATAAACTCCAAAGATACCGGCGATGTCGGCAAACTTGCGCAAAGCTTCGACCGCATGGCTGCCGAGGTCGAGGCATCACAGCTCAAACTGCGGCATTTCGTTGCCGACGTTTCTCACGAACTCAAGAGCCCGCTGACCGCCGTCCAGGGTTTCTCCCAAGCTCTCCTTGACGGCACTGCCGCCGACCGGGAGACTCGCGATAAAGCCGCCCGCATCATCAACGACGAGGCTAAAAGACTGCGGCGCCAGGTGGATGAACTGCTTGACCTCTCTCGTCTCCAGTCAGGGCAGTTCAAAATGGAATTGATCCGGCTCGACCTTTATGATGTCATGAGGCACTCGACCGACCTTTTCGGCCCGCCGGCCGCTGATAAATCGGTCAGGATCGAACTGGACGCTGAACCGGGCCTTTGGGTCAAAGGCGACGCCGATCGTCTGGAGCAGGTGTTCAACAACCTGCTGGACAATGCCGTGAAGAACAGCCCGCCTTTCACCGGGATAAAGATCGCCGCGCGTGCTGAAGGCAGGAATGTCATCGCCAGTGTCCTAGACCAGGGCCCCGGCATCCACCCTGATGCCCTGCCCCGTGTCTTCGACCGGTTCTACCAGGTATCGGGGGTGAGGACGGGCGTAGGCCTCGGCCTGGCCATCACCCGCGAGATCGTTCTGACCCACGGCGGCGGCATCGAGGCCAGAAGCGCCCCGGGGTCCGGCGCGGAGTTTGTGGTAAGTTTACCTTCGATGTAA
- a CDS encoding response regulator transcription factor, with product MSDNVMETIVIIDDETNIVELARLYLEREGFKVAACGKGREGISLVSASNPNLVILDIMLPDIDGFEVLKRLRSSSKVPVLMLSARREDVDKIVGLEMGADDYLTKPFNPHELLARVKAVLRRSQPPASAGEVIELGKLRIDSERHEAAVNGSPIELRARELSLLIALARQPGIVFSRERLLNQVWGYDYYGDTRTVDVHINHLRDKLEGSGVDIETLRGTGYRLVASGAA from the coding sequence ATGTCGGACAACGTTATGGAAACCATCGTCATCATCGACGACGAAACAAATATCGTCGAACTGGCCCGCCTCTACCTGGAACGCGAGGGCTTCAAGGTCGCGGCTTGCGGCAAAGGCCGCGAAGGCATCAGCCTCGTCTCGGCCAGCAATCCGAACCTTGTCATTCTCGACATCATGCTCCCGGACATCGACGGCTTCGAGGTGCTGAAACGGCTGCGATCATCAAGTAAAGTCCCGGTGCTGATGCTGTCCGCCCGCCGCGAGGACGTGGACAAGATCGTCGGCCTGGAGATGGGTGCCGACGACTACCTGACCAAGCCCTTCAACCCGCATGAGCTGCTGGCTCGGGTCAAAGCCGTGCTCCGCCGCAGCCAGCCTCCGGCTTCCGCCGGGGAGGTCATCGAACTGGGCAAGCTACGCATCGATTCGGAACGCCACGAGGCGGCGGTCAACGGTTCGCCGATCGAGCTGCGGGCCAGGGAACTGTCCCTGTTAATCGCCCTTGCCCGGCAGCCAGGCATAGTCTTCTCCCGGGAAAGACTCCTGAACCAGGTCTGGGGTTATGACTACTACGGCGATACCAGGACAGTCGACGTCCACATCAACCACCTGCGCGATAAACTCGAAGGTTCCGGCGTTGATATCGAGACACTGCGGGGCACCGGTTACCGGCTGGTGGCGAGCGGGGCCGCATGA
- a CDS encoding aminoacetone oxidase family FAD-binding enzyme, with protein sequence MERFETAVIGGGAAGLLAAISAGRRGVPVVICEKTSQLGKKLLATGNGRCNLLNTNLDEFHFNAAARGLVSSIFAIFDRDRMLGLFQELGLEVYSDEGRVFPRTNQASSVLKVIELELKRLPVAVKYNFDCASINHAKSGFIVAARSGEKVDCRRVVLAAGGRTYPAFGADGGAYEIARKLGHTIVEPVPVAVPLVVKDNLCHLLQGQKILAVARSMINGQPGVEYSGEVLFTKYGLSGTCILDASEEVSIALTRKHRTQVFIAVDLVPFISREKLAGELQRRRDKGLPPADLLTGILPNKFGPALQGILENSDVAVIVESLKNHLFRVADTRGWNEAEFTAGGVAVDEVAPGTLESKLKKGIYFAGEMLDVNGERGGYNLAWAWASGWVAGAAD encoded by the coding sequence ATGGAACGCTTCGAGACCGCTGTCATCGGCGGCGGCGCCGCCGGCCTGCTGGCTGCCATTAGCGCCGGCCGCCGCGGCGTCCCGGTGGTAATTTGTGAAAAAACGTCGCAGCTCGGCAAAAAACTGCTGGCCACCGGCAACGGCCGGTGCAATCTTCTCAATACCAATCTGGATGAATTCCACTTCAACGCCGCCGCCCGCGGCCTGGTTAGCTCCATTTTTGCAATCTTTGACCGTGACCGCATGCTCGGCTTGTTCCAAGAACTTGGCCTTGAGGTTTATTCTGACGAAGGCCGCGTTTTCCCCCGCACCAACCAGGCCTCTTCGGTGCTCAAGGTTATCGAACTTGAGTTAAAAAGGCTGCCGGTGGCGGTTAAATACAATTTCGACTGCGCCTCGATAAATCATGCCAAAAGCGGGTTCATTGTCGCCGCCCGTTCCGGTGAAAAAGTGGACTGCCGCCGCGTTGTCCTCGCCGCTGGCGGCCGGACATATCCCGCCTTCGGCGCCGATGGCGGCGCATATGAAATCGCCCGAAAACTGGGCCATACCATCGTGGAGCCGGTTCCTGTCGCCGTGCCGCTGGTGGTGAAAGACAATTTGTGCCACCTGCTGCAGGGCCAGAAGATTTTGGCTGTCGCCCGCAGTATGATCAACGGTCAACCGGGCGTTGAATACTCCGGGGAGGTCCTTTTCACCAAGTACGGCTTGTCGGGCACCTGCATTCTGGATGCTTCAGAGGAAGTGTCCATCGCCCTGACCCGAAAACACCGGACGCAGGTCTTCATCGCGGTTGACCTGGTACCCTTCATCAGCCGCGAGAAACTGGCAGGCGAACTCCAGCGGCGGCGCGACAAAGGTCTGCCTCCGGCCGACCTGCTGACCGGTATATTGCCGAACAAGTTCGGGCCGGCGCTTCAGGGTATTCTGGAAAACAGCGATGTCGCCGTAATCGTCGAATCACTGAAAAATCACTTATTCCGGGTGGCCGATACCCGCGGCTGGAACGAAGCCGAGTTCACCGCCGGCGGTGTCGCGGTCGACGAAGTCGCGCCAGGCACCCTGGAATCGAAACTGAAAAAAGGCATCTATTTTGCCGGCGAGATGCTGGATGTCAATGGAGAGCGCGGCGGCTACAATCTGGCCTGGGCCTGGGCTTCAGGCTGGGTGGCCGGAGCGGCGGATTGA
- the dnaK gene encoding molecular chaperone DnaK, with protein sequence MGKVVGIDLGTTNSEVAVIQGGEPVVIPSAEGGTLVPSVVAVNKNGERLVGRQAKNQSVLNPENTIYSIKRFMGRKWGEPAGRELPVEEDARRKPYKVVKGANNEVKVLLGGKEYSPPEVSAMILQKLKTDAEAFLGEPVTEAVITVPAYFNDAQRQATKDAGQIAGLKVLRIVNEPTAAALAYGLDKKHEETVAVYDLGGGTFDVSILELGEGTFQVKSTNGDTHLGGDDFDQKIIDWLVAEYKKDQGIDLSKDKTAMQRLKEAAEKAKIELSTVAQTEVNLPFITADASGPKHLNITLTRSKLEQLVMDLVEKTIAPCRQALTDAGKTTAQIDEVILVGGQTRMPLVRAKVKEFFGREPNMSVNPDEVVAIGAAIQAGVIKGEVSDVLLLDVTPLTLGIETLGGVATPLITRNTTIPTSKSQVFSTAADNQPSVEIHVLQGERPMAGDNRTLGRFMLDGILPAPRGLPQIEVTFDIDANGILSVKAQDKGTGKEQKITITASSGLSKEEVEKMQKEAAAHAAEDTARKELAEAKNQGDTLAYQAEKMLRDNKDKVPADLNTDITAKVEAVKQALGGSDAAAIKSATQTLSEAMQKLGEAVYKAQQPPPGAQPPPQGEEGGKKPDEGTVEGEFREV encoded by the coding sequence ATGGGTAAAGTAGTCGGCATCGATCTGGGCACCACCAATTCCGAGGTCGCCGTCATTCAGGGCGGCGAACCGGTGGTCATTCCCTCAGCCGAGGGCGGCACGCTGGTGCCTTCGGTAGTCGCCGTCAATAAAAACGGCGAACGGCTGGTCGGGCGGCAGGCCAAGAACCAGTCAGTACTCAACCCCGAGAACACCATCTATTCCATCAAGCGCTTCATGGGCCGCAAATGGGGCGAACCCGCCGGCCGCGAACTCCCGGTGGAAGAAGACGCCCGCCGCAAGCCTTATAAGGTCGTCAAGGGCGCCAACAACGAGGTCAAAGTGCTCCTTGGGGGCAAAGAGTACTCACCGCCGGAAGTTTCGGCGATGATCCTCCAGAAACTCAAGACCGACGCCGAGGCCTTCCTGGGCGAACCGGTGACCGAGGCGGTCATCACCGTCCCGGCCTATTTCAATGACGCCCAGCGCCAGGCGACCAAAGACGCCGGCCAGATCGCCGGGCTCAAGGTGCTGCGCATTGTCAATGAGCCGACGGCCGCGGCGCTGGCTTACGGCCTGGATAAAAAGCATGAGGAAACGGTGGCGGTCTATGACCTGGGCGGCGGCACGTTTGATGTTTCCATTCTGGAACTCGGCGAGGGCACCTTCCAGGTGAAGTCCACCAATGGCGACACTCACCTGGGCGGCGACGACTTTGACCAGAAGATCATTGACTGGCTGGTGGCCGAGTATAAGAAGGATCAGGGCATCGACCTGTCCAAGGATAAGACCGCCATGCAGCGCCTCAAGGAGGCGGCGGAGAAGGCCAAGATCGAATTGTCCACCGTGGCTCAGACGGAGGTCAACCTGCCATTCATCACCGCCGACGCCTCCGGTCCGAAACATCTTAACATAACACTGACCCGCTCCAAGCTTGAGCAGCTGGTGATGGACCTGGTCGAGAAGACCATCGCCCCCTGCCGCCAGGCGCTGACCGACGCCGGCAAGACCACTGCCCAGATCGACGAGGTCATCCTGGTTGGCGGCCAGACGCGCATGCCTCTGGTCCGGGCCAAGGTCAAAGAGTTTTTCGGCCGGGAACCCAACATGAGCGTCAACCCGGACGAGGTGGTGGCCATCGGCGCCGCCATTCAGGCCGGCGTCATTAAAGGCGAAGTCTCCGACGTGCTGCTGCTCGATGTCACCCCGCTGACTCTCGGCATCGAGACGCTGGGCGGCGTGGCGACGCCGCTCATAACCCGCAACACCACCATCCCGACCAGCAAGAGCCAGGTCTTCTCCACCGCCGCCGACAACCAGCCGAGCGTGGAAATCCACGTGCTCCAGGGCGAGCGCCCGATGGCGGGCGACAACCGGACGCTGGGCCGGTTCATGCTGGACGGCATCCTGCCGGCGCCGCGCGGTCTGCCTCAGATTGAGGTCACCTTCGATATCGACGCCAACGGCATCCTGTCGGTTAAAGCTCAGGACAAGGGGACCGGCAAGGAACAGAAGATCACCATCACCGCTTCCTCGGGCCTGTCCAAGGAAGAGGTCGAAAAGATGCAGAAAGAGGCCGCCGCCCATGCCGCCGAGGACACCGCCCGCAAGGAACTGGCCGAGGCTAAGAACCAGGGTGACACCCTGGCTTACCAGGCGGAAAAGATGCTGCGGGATAACAAAGACAAAGTTCCGGCCGATCTGAATACCGATATAACCGCCAAGGTTGAAGCGGTGAAGCAGGCGCTTGGGGGTTCCGATGCCGCGGCGATCAAGTCAGCGACGCAGACCCTGTCAGAAGCGATGCAGAAACTGGGCGAGGCGGTCTATAAGGCCCAGCAGCCTCCGCCGGGCGCCCAGCCGCCGCCTCAGGGCGAAGAGGGCGGCAAGAAACCCGACGAGGGCACCGTTGAGGGTGAATTCCGCGAAGTCTAA